One part of the Glycine soja cultivar W05 chromosome 11, ASM419377v2, whole genome shotgun sequence genome encodes these proteins:
- the LOC114374383 gene encoding probable ribosome biogenesis protein RLP24: protein MRLEKCWFCSSTTYPGHGIQFVRNDAKIFRFCRSKCHKNFKMKRNPRKVKWTKAYRRVHGKDMTQDSTFEFERKRNRPERYDRNLAENVLKAIPKIDKIRVAREEKHHKNRMKGKKQKLHMEAVRELEQGISLVKAPSVLQKDPFLTLPKIKVGVSQQQQSEENHPMEE, encoded by the exons ATGAGATTGGAGAAGTGTTGGTTCTGTTCTTCTACCACATACCCTGGACATGGAATCCAGTTTGTTCGTAACGATGCCAAG ATTTTTCGGTTTTGTAGATCTAAATGCCACAAAAACTTCAAAATGAAGAGGAACCCTCGGAAAGTAAAATGGACAAAGGCATATAGACGAGTGCATGGAAAGGATATGACACAG GACTCAACCTTTGAGTTTGAGAGAAAGCGAAACAGGCCAGAGAGATATGACAGGAATCTTGCTGAGAATGTCCTCAAGGCCATTCCAAAGATTGATAAAATCCGAGTCGCCAGGGAGGAGAAACACCATAAGAATAG GATGAAAGGCAAGAAACAGAAGCTGCATATGGAGGCAGTTAGGGAGTTGGAACAGGGCATCAGTCTGGTCAAAGCTCCATCTGTGCTTCAAAAGGACCCTTTTCTCACTTTACCCAAGATCAAAGTTGGGGTTTCCCAACAACAACAATCAGAGGAGAATCATCCCATGGAAGAGTGA